In the genome of Paenibacillus sp. FSL R5-0766, one region contains:
- a CDS encoding ATP-dependent DNA helicase: protein MSTQRYPFAYDPAEPFVSRLGEWVADVFYDILPEFGFEVRDEQIFMAYQLERAYGDKKTIMAEAGVGTGKTLVYLLYAVCYARYTGKPAVIACADESLIEQLVKPGGDIAKLAAHLDLEVDARLGKSPDQYVCLNKLSAVRFADEDAPVIEEVHESLPDFVNTPGTLQAFHPYGDRKQYPHLNDRQWNKINWDPFQDCFVCPKRQRCGLTLSRDHYRRSKDIIICSHDYYMEHVWTYDARKREGQLPLLPDHSSVVFDEGHLLEEAALNALSYKLKHRIFEELVTRLLEGEIRESLAECVDEAIESSERLFALLDTYTVAIPGSERKEVRVEPPLLREIERLTSVLDAIGEELVFESGLFSLDGYQMRVVEEHLDMIQSALALFRKEDGYICWAEESEDETTLSIMPRTVKEMLNERVFNTGIPIVFSSATLSVDSSFRYVADSLGIDDFVSFSVASPYDYADKMKMKITDEAVPGHPENENRLRDAVSLLQESGGRALILFRTMEELRAFKQDIVHVPEAEGLRFMYEGDREISDLIAAFQQDEESVLCSVNLWEGLDVPGPSLSNVMIWSLPYPPQDPVFNAKRSASAAPYEEIDLPYMLLRVKQGLGRLIRTSTDSGSAVILDESLYTKKEAKDRIAALLPEGVEWTTLTH, encoded by the coding sequence TTGTCTACACAACGTTATCCTTTTGCATATGATCCGGCTGAACCTTTTGTATCCCGTCTGGGAGAATGGGTTGCCGATGTTTTTTACGATATTTTGCCAGAGTTCGGCTTCGAGGTACGGGATGAACAGATTTTTATGGCGTACCAGCTCGAACGGGCCTATGGAGATAAAAAGACCATTATGGCTGAGGCCGGTGTCGGAACAGGCAAGACGTTAGTCTATCTGCTCTACGCGGTCTGTTATGCACGTTATACGGGCAAACCAGCAGTGATCGCCTGTGCTGATGAGTCTTTGATTGAACAGCTTGTGAAGCCCGGTGGAGATATTGCGAAGCTGGCTGCACATCTGGACTTGGAAGTGGATGCACGTCTGGGTAAGTCACCGGACCAGTATGTCTGTCTGAACAAATTGAGTGCGGTGCGATTCGCGGATGAAGATGCACCTGTTATTGAAGAGGTACATGAGAGTCTGCCGGATTTTGTGAATACGCCGGGTACACTTCAGGCTTTCCATCCGTACGGTGACCGGAAACAGTACCCACATCTGAATGATCGTCAGTGGAACAAAATCAACTGGGACCCGTTCCAGGATTGTTTTGTTTGTCCAAAAAGACAACGCTGCGGCCTGACGCTGTCGCGTGACCATTACCGTCGTTCCAAAGACATCATCATCTGTTCCCATGATTATTACATGGAGCATGTGTGGACCTATGATGCGCGCAAACGCGAGGGACAATTGCCTCTGCTACCCGATCACAGCTCGGTTGTATTTGATGAAGGACATTTGCTGGAAGAAGCAGCCCTGAACGCACTAAGCTACAAGCTGAAACACCGCATCTTCGAGGAACTCGTCACTCGCCTGTTAGAAGGAGAGATTCGTGAATCCCTCGCGGAGTGTGTGGATGAAGCGATTGAGAGCAGTGAGCGACTGTTTGCGTTGCTGGATACGTATACGGTCGCGATCCCTGGTTCGGAACGGAAAGAAGTTCGGGTAGAGCCGCCACTGCTGCGTGAGATTGAACGTCTGACGAGTGTGCTGGATGCAATCGGCGAAGAATTGGTATTTGAGAGCGGATTGTTCTCGCTGGATGGTTACCAGATGCGTGTCGTGGAAGAACATCTCGATATGATTCAGTCTGCGCTTGCCTTGTTCCGCAAGGAAGATGGTTACATCTGTTGGGCGGAAGAGAGCGAGGATGAGACGACCTTATCGATCATGCCGCGCACTGTGAAGGAAATGCTGAACGAGCGTGTGTTCAACACAGGTATTCCAATCGTGTTCTCCTCCGCCACGTTATCTGTGGACAGTTCATTCCGTTATGTGGCGGACAGCCTGGGCATTGATGATTTTGTATCATTCTCGGTGGCTTCCCCGTATGATTATGCGGACAAAATGAAGATGAAAATTACCGATGAAGCTGTACCGGGTCACCCGGAGAACGAAAATCGCTTGCGTGATGCGGTGTCGTTACTACAGGAGAGTGGAGGGCGTGCGCTGATTCTGTTCCGTACGATGGAAGAATTACGCGCGTTCAAACAGGACATCGTTCATGTACCTGAAGCAGAAGGTTTGCGCTTTATGTATGAGGGCGACCGGGAGATCAGTGATCTGATCGCGGCGTTCCAGCAGGATGAGGAGAGTGTGCTGTGCTCCGTTAATCTGTGGGAAGGACTGGACGTTCCGGGTCCGTCATTATCCAATGTCATGATCTGGTCGCTTCCGTATCCACCACAGGACCCTGTCTTCAATGCAAAACGTAGTGCGTCAGCAGCACCATACGAAGAGATCGATCTTCCGTATATGCTCTTGCGTGTGAAGCAAGGTCTTGGACGTCTGATTCGGACAAGCACGGATTCCGGTTCTGCGGTCATTCTCGATGAATCGCTGTATACCAAAAAGGAAGCCAAAGACCGCATTGCGGCCCTGCTTCCTGAAGGTGTGGAATGGACAACCCTGACACACTAA